A window of the Hordeum vulgare subsp. vulgare chromosome 5H, MorexV3_pseudomolecules_assembly, whole genome shotgun sequence genome harbors these coding sequences:
- the LOC123398131 gene encoding uncharacterized protein LOC123398131 produces MRPLPGAGGHGSVWAGASAHGTGGRGHGPARAGASTHDADGYDHGLVRGVARVTGAARAAAPTRSCAAACATRPASGNAISLGVRSCGQDLKNHSSSARTSDARS; encoded by the coding sequence ATGCGGCCACTGCCCGGCGCGGGCGGCCACGGCTCGGTGTGGGCAGGAGCGAGCGCCCATGGCACGGGCGGACGCGGCCACGGTCCGGCGCGGGCAGGTGCGAGCACCCACGACGCGGACGGGTACGACCACGGCCTGGTAAGGGGCGTCGCGCGGGTGACAGGCGCGGCGCGGGCGGCGGCGCCGACGAGATCTTGCGCTGCTGCCTGTGCAACGCGACCGGCGAGCGGCAATGCCATAAGCCTCGGGGTACGGTCATGCGGGCAAGATCTCAAGAACCACTCCTCCTCCGCAAGAACGAGCGATGCAAGATCTTGA